In Wolinella succinogenes DSM 1740, a single genomic region encodes these proteins:
- the accA gene encoding acetyl-CoA carboxylase carboxyl transferase subunit alpha, producing MATYLDFEQKIKNIQDEIESSIVKGDSHAKEILERELKKEVERVYSNLSDYQKLQLARHPDRPYAMDYIKLILKDAYEIHGDRHFSDDGAIVAFLGYIEGEKVIVIGEEKGRGTKNKLARNFGMPNPEGYRKALRIAKLAERFEIPLLMLIDTPGAYPGIGAEERGQSEAIAKNLQEFSQLKIPTVSVVIGEGGSGGALAIGVADRLAMMRYSVFSVISPEGCAAILWNDPSKIESATKAMKITPDELKKANLIDDIIEEPEIGAHRDKEGAAKSLVNYFLKSLEEIRGEEHYLQKRFDRLMSYGSFTQSA from the coding sequence TTGGCAACGTATCTAGATTTCGAACAAAAAATCAAGAATATTCAGGATGAGATTGAGTCCTCTATCGTTAAAGGCGATAGCCACGCCAAGGAGATCTTGGAGAGAGAGTTAAAAAAAGAGGTGGAGCGGGTCTACTCCAACCTCTCGGACTACCAAAAGCTTCAGCTTGCACGCCACCCTGATCGCCCCTATGCGATGGACTACATCAAGCTTATCCTCAAAGACGCTTATGAGATTCACGGGGATCGCCACTTTAGCGATGATGGTGCCATTGTTGCCTTTCTAGGATACATTGAAGGCGAGAAGGTGATCGTGATTGGCGAGGAGAAGGGTCGTGGCACCAAAAACAAACTGGCTCGAAACTTTGGGATGCCCAATCCCGAAGGCTATCGCAAAGCCCTGCGAATCGCCAAGCTCGCTGAACGATTTGAGATTCCCCTCTTAATGCTCATTGACACTCCTGGAGCCTATCCGGGAATTGGCGCAGAGGAGCGAGGTCAAAGCGAGGCGATTGCAAAGAATCTTCAAGAGTTTAGTCAGCTAAAAATCCCCACAGTCTCCGTGGTGATTGGCGAGGGGGGAAGCGGAGGGGCGCTTGCCATTGGCGTGGCGGATCGCTTGGCGATGATGCGCTACTCTGTCTTTAGTGTCATCTCGCCTGAGGGTTGCGCAGCGATTCTATGGAATGATCCAAGCAAGATTGAAAGTGCAACCAAAGCGATGAAGATCACTCCTGATGAGCTCAAAAAAGCCAATCTCATCGATGATATCATTGAAGAGCCAGAGATTGGAGCCCATCGAGATAAAGAGGGGGCGGCCAAGAGCCTTGTGAACTACTTCCTTAAGAGTCTTGAAGAGATCAGAGGAGAGGAGCACTATCTGCAGAAGCGATTTGATCGCCTTATGAGTTATGGTAGCTTCACCCAGAGCGCCTAA
- the ccoG gene encoding cytochrome c oxidase accessory protein CcoG codes for MSQSSCEETSCSGTPYYKKRYWVFALITLVAMGLPFIQIDGNQLFLLSFDKKQLHLLGVAFDMQELYLMPFLLMLLFLGIFFVTTLAGRVWCGWGCPQTIFRVIYRDVIETKLLGLRKRIDNKQQEPDMSLPINKLKKGAALLIWIGISVVAASNFLWYFIPPADFFTYLSNPAEHTILITFLAVLVAVMVFDIIFIKENFCVYMCPYSRVQSVLYDNDTIMTVYDYERGGKVFDPKGIKLWKKPETPNAECTGCELCVKVCPTHIDIRKGMQLECINCLECADACTKVMGKLGKESLIGWTSPQAVETREKVRYFRFRTIAYMVALVIVMGALVVMSGKKEHMLLNINRTTELYSIKEQGMVENSYVFLFQNTDKVAHDYYFEILDNPKIKIKRPEEPFTLEPGKKVKKVVVLYTEERLSEDGRKDTPVPIKIHAYALDKKEEISVFRDSVFVYPRIDLIH; via the coding sequence ATGAGTCAAAGTTCATGTGAAGAAACCTCTTGCAGTGGGACTCCCTACTACAAGAAGCGCTATTGGGTTTTCGCCCTCATCACGCTCGTAGCGATGGGATTGCCCTTTATACAAATCGATGGGAATCAGCTCTTTTTGCTCTCATTTGATAAAAAGCAGCTGCACCTGCTTGGAGTCGCTTTTGATATGCAAGAGCTCTACTTGATGCCCTTTTTGTTGATGCTGCTTTTCCTTGGAATCTTTTTTGTTACCACCTTGGCAGGACGCGTATGGTGTGGTTGGGGCTGTCCTCAAACCATCTTTCGAGTGATCTATCGAGATGTTATTGAGACGAAACTTCTAGGGCTTCGCAAGAGAATCGACAATAAACAGCAAGAGCCTGATATGAGTTTGCCCATTAATAAACTCAAAAAAGGGGCGGCGCTTCTCATCTGGATCGGAATCTCTGTGGTTGCGGCCTCCAACTTCTTGTGGTATTTTATCCCCCCTGCGGACTTTTTTACTTATCTCTCTAATCCCGCTGAACACACGATTTTGATCACTTTTTTGGCGGTATTGGTGGCGGTCATGGTCTTTGACATCATCTTTATTAAAGAGAATTTCTGTGTCTATATGTGCCCCTATAGCCGTGTGCAGTCGGTGCTCTACGATAATGACACCATCATGACGGTTTATGACTATGAGCGTGGCGGAAAAGTGTTTGACCCCAAGGGAATCAAACTTTGGAAGAAGCCCGAAACTCCTAACGCGGAGTGCACAGGGTGCGAGCTTTGCGTGAAGGTCTGCCCCACGCACATTGATATTCGTAAAGGGATGCAGCTAGAGTGCATCAACTGTTTGGAGTGTGCAGATGCTTGCACCAAAGTGATGGGCAAACTTGGCAAAGAGAGCCTCATTGGCTGGACCTCGCCTCAGGCAGTAGAGACGCGAGAGAAGGTGCGCTATTTCCGATTCCGAACCATTGCCTACATGGTCGCTCTTGTCATCGTGATGGGCGCTTTGGTGGTGATGAGCGGCAAGAAAGAACATATGCTGCTTAACATTAACCGAACAACTGAACTGTATAGTATTAAAGAACAGGGGATGGTCGAAAACTCTTATGTTTTCCTCTTCCAAAACACTGACAAAGTGGCGCATGACTACTATTTTGAGATTTTGGATAATCCTAAAATCAAAATCAAACGCCCTGAAGAGCCCTTTACCCTAGAACCCGGTAAAAAGGTGAAGAAAGTGGTAGTGCTTTATACCGAAGAGCGACTCTCTGAGGATGGGCGCAAAGACACGCCCGTGCCGATCAAAATCCATGCCTATGCGCTGGATAAAAAAGAGGAGATCAGCGTCTTTAGAGATAGCGTGTTTGTCTATCCTCGAATCGATCTCATCCATTAA
- a CDS encoding beta-ketoacyl-ACP synthase II: MRRVVVTGIGMINALGNNRGDSFKAIVEGKCGIKRISCFDVEDFPVKIAAEITDFDPSLVMDPKEVKKADRFIQLGIKAANEAMHDSGLLGSDHRLLPEIDGDRFGISSASGIGGLQNIEKNSVINAERGPKRISPFFIPSSLVNMLGGFVSIDYGVKGPNLSSVTACAAGTHAIIEAAKTIMLDGADRMLVVASEAAICAVGIGGFAAMKALSDLNDEPLKASRPFDANRNGFVMGEGAASLVLEEYEAAKKRGATIYGELIGFGESGDANHITTPAPEGEGALRAMRAALRMANTSIDYVNAHGTSTKYNDMYETMALKSAFGSKEAVPPVSSTKGQTGHCLGAAGAIEAVISLMSMQEGILPPTINYETPDPDCDLDYIPNTAREAKPTTVMSNSFGFGGTNGVVIFKKL; encoded by the coding sequence GTGCGTAGAGTCGTCGTGACAGGCATCGGAATGATCAATGCACTAGGCAACAACAGAGGAGATTCTTTTAAGGCTATCGTTGAAGGAAAGTGCGGAATTAAAAGAATCTCTTGCTTTGACGTGGAAGATTTTCCCGTGAAAATCGCCGCGGAAATCACCGATTTTGACCCCAGTCTTGTCATGGATCCCAAGGAGGTCAAAAAAGCCGATCGATTCATTCAACTTGGCATCAAAGCTGCCAATGAAGCAATGCACGATTCGGGTCTTTTAGGGAGTGATCACCGCCTTCTCCCTGAGATTGATGGCGATCGATTTGGGATTAGCTCTGCTTCAGGAATCGGTGGGCTTCAAAACATCGAAAAAAACTCTGTCATCAACGCCGAACGCGGCCCCAAGAGAATCTCTCCTTTCTTCATTCCCTCTTCCTTGGTGAATATGCTAGGGGGGTTTGTCTCGATTGATTATGGCGTCAAAGGCCCCAACCTCTCAAGCGTCACAGCTTGCGCCGCAGGAACTCACGCCATCATCGAAGCGGCCAAAACCATCATGCTTGATGGTGCCGATCGAATGCTCGTGGTTGCCTCCGAAGCGGCTATTTGTGCTGTAGGGATCGGTGGCTTTGCCGCTATGAAAGCGCTAAGCGACCTCAACGATGAGCCGCTTAAAGCCTCTAGGCCTTTTGATGCAAATCGCAATGGTTTTGTCATGGGCGAAGGAGCCGCCTCCTTAGTGCTCGAAGAGTATGAAGCGGCCAAAAAGCGTGGAGCCACTATCTATGGCGAGCTCATCGGATTTGGTGAAAGCGGCGATGCCAACCACATCACCACCCCCGCTCCCGAGGGTGAAGGCGCGCTAAGAGCGATGAGGGCCGCCCTCAGGATGGCAAACACCTCCATTGATTATGTCAACGCTCATGGCACCAGCACCAAATACAACGATATGTATGAGACAATGGCTCTCAAAAGTGCTTTTGGTTCCAAAGAGGCCGTTCCCCCCGTGAGCTCTACCAAAGGTCAAACGGGTCACTGCCTTGGTGCAGCGGGCGCGATTGAGGCAGTCATCTCCCTTATGTCTATGCAAGAGGGAATTTTGCCCCCCACTATCAACTACGAGACCCCCGATCCTGATTGCGATCTAGATTACATCCCCAACACCGCTAGAGAGGCCAAACCCACCACGGTCATGAGCAACTCCTTTGGCTTTGGTGGAACCAACGGAGTCGTTATCTTTAAAAAACTCTAA
- a CDS encoding SLAC1 anion channel family protein, whose amino-acid sequence MDHTSVQSESRIAHFPIMFFAVVMGFGGISVAYFKAHEILGIPLLVFEGLRALTSLLFLVVFSLYAMKFLTHRAGAKKEFSHPIRINFFAAFSIALLLLAILWRGVPSLGGSLFWLGAGVHTFLTFYTVSFWINNNFEITHSNPAWFIPIVGNLIVPVAGDGMASATFLGYYFAIGIFFWVVLFTVVFYRIIFHNQLPQKFMPTLFIFIAPPAVGFLAYLKVGGGFDLFAQFLLNLALFFAFLLLFMYKNFMKLQFFISWWAFTFPMAALTIALLVAYEKSHEAVYLHLGELFLLFATLLVAGVSVKTLRHIYKREICVIEE is encoded by the coding sequence ATGGACCACACTTCTGTTCAGTCTGAGAGTCGAATCGCCCATTTCCCCATCATGTTCTTTGCAGTCGTGATGGGCTTTGGGGGGATTTCTGTCGCCTATTTTAAAGCACATGAGATTTTGGGGATTCCTCTTTTGGTTTTTGAGGGACTAAGAGCGCTCACTTCGCTCCTGTTTTTGGTAGTTTTCTCTCTATATGCCATGAAGTTTTTAACCCATCGGGCGGGAGCAAAAAAAGAGTTTTCTCACCCCATCCGTATCAATTTTTTTGCCGCCTTCTCCATCGCGCTATTGCTTTTAGCGATTCTTTGGAGGGGCGTTCCTTCTCTTGGGGGTTCCCTTTTTTGGTTAGGGGCGGGGGTGCATACCTTTTTGACCTTTTACACGGTGAGCTTTTGGATCAACAACAACTTTGAGATCACGCACAGCAATCCCGCGTGGTTTATCCCTATTGTGGGGAATCTCATTGTGCCCGTGGCGGGGGATGGGATGGCGAGCGCTACCTTTTTGGGCTACTATTTTGCCATTGGGATCTTTTTTTGGGTGGTGCTTTTCACGGTGGTCTTTTATCGTATTATCTTCCACAACCAGCTTCCTCAAAAATTCATGCCCACCCTTTTTATCTTTATTGCACCCCCTGCGGTTGGGTTTTTGGCTTATCTTAAAGTGGGAGGGGGCTTTGATCTTTTTGCGCAGTTTCTGCTCAACCTTGCTCTCTTTTTTGCCTTTTTGCTGCTTTTTATGTATAAGAACTTTATGAAACTTCAGTTTTTTATCTCTTGGTGGGCGTTCACCTTTCCCATGGCCGCGCTCACCATCGCCCTTTTGGTTGCTTATGAGAAAAGCCATGAGGCGGTCTATTTGCACCTTGGCGAGCTCTTTTTACTCTTTGCCACCCTCTTGGTGGCGGGAGTGAGCGTGAAGACGCTCCGTCATATTTACAAGAGAGAGATTTGTGTCATTGAGGAGTAG
- the rpsU gene encoding 30S ribosomal protein S21, translated as MPGVKAREQESFEEAYRKFKKQADRNLIVTECRARRFFEPMTEKRKKQKINARKKMLKRLYMLRRYESRL; from the coding sequence ATGCCAGGAGTCAAAGCTAGAGAGCAAGAGTCTTTTGAAGAAGCTTATCGAAAATTCAAAAAGCAGGCCGACCGAAACCTGATCGTGACGGAGTGCCGCGCTAGAAGATTTTTCGAGCCGATGACCGAGAAGCGAAAAAAGCAGAAGATCAACGCGCGCAAAAAGATGCTCAAAAGACTTTATATGCTACGCCGATACGAATCCAGACTATAA
- the acpP gene encoding acyl carrier protein — MAIFDDIKEVVVEQLNVNPEEVKEESKFVEDLGADSLDVVELVMALEEKFNIEIPDEEAEKIATVGDVVRYIETNK; from the coding sequence ATGGCTATTTTTGATGATATTAAAGAAGTCGTGGTCGAACAGCTCAATGTCAACCCCGAAGAGGTGAAGGAAGAATCCAAGTTTGTTGAAGATTTGGGGGCTGACTCTTTGGATGTGGTTGAGCTTGTCATGGCTCTCGAAGAGAAGTTTAATATCGAGATTCCTGATGAGGAAGCCGAAAAAATCGCTACCGTGGGCGATGTGGTTCGATACATCGAAACCAACAAGTAA
- a CDS encoding helix-turn-helix domain-containing protein — MPKSDFKKRVFVLYRTASFYEPLSVQESENTRYAKEGGYFIDSIFTCFSTPSKTLSHRASLLEYIEKLPLKSPVIAYDLWVLSERVGEVIHLLKCLFAREARLYLTRPKLWLSKESEASVVIELLNSMRETNIAADKKGRCGRPQGSVSLSKYDPLRIEIIRLLQSKVTLSEIARKLGISRSSLGDYVKSRKLKEIAISLEPNQPI; from the coding sequence ATGCCAAAAAGCGACTTCAAGAAGAGAGTCTTCGTCCTCTATCGCACCGCCTCCTTCTATGAGCCCCTCAGCGTGCAAGAATCAGAAAACACTCGATACGCCAAGGAGGGGGGATATTTCATCGATTCGATATTCACCTGCTTTTCCACTCCCTCCAAAACCCTCTCCCATCGCGCCTCTTTACTTGAATATATTGAAAAGCTTCCGCTTAAAAGCCCTGTGATTGCCTATGACCTCTGGGTGCTGAGCGAGCGAGTGGGTGAGGTGATTCATCTTTTAAAGTGCCTCTTTGCTAGGGAGGCGCGACTCTATCTGACGCGCCCCAAGCTTTGGCTCTCCAAAGAGAGCGAGGCAAGCGTGGTGATTGAGCTGCTCAATTCCATGCGAGAGACCAATATCGCCGCAGATAAAAAAGGACGCTGCGGGAGACCTCAGGGGAGTGTCTCGCTCTCTAAGTATGATCCATTAAGAATCGAGATCATTCGTTTGCTGCAATCCAAGGTGACGCTGAGTGAGATCGCTAGGAAGCTAGGAATCAGCCGAAGCTCACTAGGGGATTATGTCAAATCTCGCAAACTCAAAGAGATTGCCATTTCTCTAGAGCCCAACCAACCAATCTAA
- the fabG gene encoding 3-oxoacyl-ACP reductase FabG: protein MKFSGKNVLITGSSRGIGADIARVLAEMGLKVWINYRSQSSLADELKAEIEAKGGQAAVISFDATDEEAFISGIKTIIDADGELAYLVNNAGITNDKLAIRMKTEEFRSVIEANLTSAFIGSREALKSMSKQRFGSVVNISSIVGERGNAGQTNYSASKGGMIAMTKSFAFEGAPRNVRFNCVTPGFIQTDMTHGLKEEVKEAYIKNIPLGRFGDSKEIAHAVAYLLSDYSSYITGEILKVNGGLYM from the coding sequence ATGAAATTCAGCGGAAAAAATGTCCTCATCACGGGCTCTAGCCGAGGAATCGGAGCCGATATTGCACGAGTTTTGGCCGAAATGGGCCTCAAAGTCTGGATCAATTACCGAAGCCAAAGCTCCCTAGCCGATGAGCTCAAAGCAGAGATTGAGGCCAAGGGGGGGCAAGCGGCAGTTATCTCTTTTGATGCCACCGATGAAGAGGCTTTCATCAGTGGAATTAAGACCATCATTGATGCTGATGGAGAGCTCGCTTACCTCGTCAACAACGCAGGAATCACCAACGACAAACTCGCCATTCGAATGAAGACCGAAGAGTTTCGCTCCGTGATTGAGGCCAACCTCACTTCGGCTTTTATCGGAAGCCGCGAAGCCCTTAAGAGCATGAGCAAGCAACGCTTTGGAAGCGTGGTTAATATCTCCTCTATCGTTGGAGAGAGGGGAAATGCAGGGCAGACCAACTACTCAGCCAGCAAAGGAGGCATGATCGCCATGACCAAATCCTTTGCCTTTGAGGGCGCTCCTAGAAATGTCCGATTCAACTGCGTCACCCCAGGATTCATCCAAACGGATATGACGCATGGGCTCAAAGAGGAGGTCAAAGAGGCCTACATCAAAAATATTCCTCTAGGGCGTTTTGGCGATTCTAAAGAGATCGCTCATGCCGTTGCCTATCTTTTGAGCGACTACTCCAGCTACATCACTGGCGAGATTCTCAAGGTTAATGGCGGTCTTTATATGTAG